A single window of Aspergillus flavus chromosome 4, complete sequence DNA harbors:
- a CDS encoding putative mitochondrial processing peptidase beta subunit (mitochondrial-processing peptidase subunit beta) — protein sequence MASRRLAFNFNQALRSRAALKSIQPVKRGFSSPVTLPSTTQSTTLSNGFTIATEYSPWAQTSTVGVWIDAGSRAETDKTNGTAHFLEHLAFKGTNKRSQHQLELEIENMGAHLNAYTSRENTVYYAKSFNNDVPKAVDILADILQNSKLEPGAIERERDVILREQEEVDKQFEEVVFDHLHATAYQNQPLGRTILGPKENIQTISRDNLVDYIKTNYTADRMVLVGAGGIPHEQLVRLAEEHFGSLPSKPPTSAALALTAEQKRTPEFIGSEVRLRDDTIPTAHIALAVEGVSWKDDDYFTALVAQAIVGNWDRAMGNSPYLGSKLSSLVEHHGLANSFMSFSTSYSDTGLWGIYLVSENLTALDDLTHFAMREWSRLCFNVTSAEVERAKAQLKASILLSLDGTTAVAEDIGRQIITTGRRLSPEDIERTIGQISEKDVMDFANRRIWDQDVAVSAFGSVEGLLDYNRIRADTSRNTL from the exons ATGGCCTCCCGGCGCCTAGCATTTAATTTCAACCAGGCTCTCCGGAGCCGGGCTGCTCTGAAGTCCATCCAGCCCGTCAAGCGAGGCTTCTCTTCCCCGGTTACCCTCCCATCCACCACCCAGTCGACCACCCTCTCCAACGGCTTCACG ATCGCCACTGAGTACTCCCCATGGGCCCAGACCTCGACTGTTGGCGTGTGGATCGATGCCGGCAGCAGGGCAGAGACTGACAAGACCAACGGAACCGCGCACTTCCTTGAGCACCTTGCTTTCAAG GGCACCAACAAGCGCAGCCAGCACCAATTGGAGCTTGAGATCGAGAACATGGGCGCTCACTTGAACGCCTACACATCG AGAGAAAACACCGTTTACTACGCCAAGTCCTTCAACAACGATGTTCCCAAGGCCGTTGATATCCTCGCCGACATCCTTCAGAACTCCAAGCTCGAGCCTGGTGCTATTGAGCGTGAGAGGGACGTGATCCTCCGTGAGCAGGAGGAGGTTGACAAGCAGTTCGAGGAGGTTGTCTTCGACCACCTTCACGCCACCGCTTACCAGAACCAGCCCCTTGGTCGCACCATCCTCGGCCCCAAGGAGAACATCCAGACCATCTCCCGCGACAACCTGGTTGACTACATCAAGACCAACTACACTGCTGACCGCATGGTCCTTGTTGGTGCCGGTGGTATTCCTCACGAGCAGCTTGTCCGCCTCGCCGAGGAGCACTTCGGCAGCCTCCCCAGCAAGCCCCCTACCTCTGCTGCTCTCGCCCTCACCGCTGAGCAGAAGCGCACCCCCGAGTTCATTGGATCCGAAGTGAGACTCCGTGATGACACCATCCCCACTGCTCACATTGCCCTCGCCGTTGAGGGTGTCAGCTGGAAGGACGATGACTACTTCACTGCCCTCGTCGCCCAGGCCATTGTTGGCAACTGGGACCGTGCCATGGGCAACTCTCCCTACCTCGGTAGCAAGCTCAGCTCCCTCGTTGAGCACCACGGCCTTGCCAACAGCTTCATGAGCTTCTCCACCAGCTACAGCGACACTGG TCTCTGGGGTATCTACCTCGTGTCTGAGAACCTGACCGCCCTCGACGACCTCACTCACTTCGCCATGCGTGAGTGGTCTCGCCTGTGCTTCAACGTCACCTCTGCCGAGGTTGAGCGTGCCAAGGCTCAGCTCAAGGCTtccatcctcctctcccttgACGGCACCACCGCCGTCGCCGAAGACATTGGTCGCCAAATCATCACCACTGGCCGCCGCCTCTCCCCCGAGGACATTGAGCGCACAATCGGTCAGATCAGCGAGAAGGATGTCATGGACTTTGCCAACCGCCGCATCTGGGATCAGGACGTCGCTGTCAGCGCCTTCGGCAGCGTTGAGGGTCTCCTCGACTACAACCGTATCCGCGCGGACACCAGCCGTAACACCCTGTAA
- a CDS encoding PLAC8 family-domain-containing protein has protein sequence MGVPESESPAVQQQNEWSNGFWDCCSPAGTCFWGCCLPCCLFGKTQSRLEDPQLKEYSYMNGNCCLYYLTAQVGFHWVLLMIRRGEIRQRFGIEGSGVSDCCSSYWCPCCVIVQQEKEIEAQSERLQTGYQAPAGMAYAPQ, from the exons atgGGTGTCCCAGAATCCGAATCCCCCGCCGTCCAACAGCAAAATGAATGGTCCAACGGCTTCTGGGACTGCTGCTCTCCCGCAGGGACCT GCTTCTGGGGCTGTTGTCTCCCCTGCTGTCTCTTCGGTAAAACACAATCTCGACTCGAAGACCCCCAACTTAaagaatatagttatatgAACGGAAAT TGCTGTCTCTACTACCTAACAGCCCAAGTAGGTTTCCACTGGGTTCTCCTCATGATTCGCCGCGGGGAGATCCGCCAACGCTTCGGCATCGAGGGCTCCGGTGTCAGCGACTGCTGCTCGTCGTACTGGTGTCCGTGCTGCGTGATCGTGCAGcaggagaaagagattgAAGCGCAGAGTGAACGCCTGCAGACGGGGTATCAGGCACCGGCGGGTATGGCTTATGCGCCTCAGTGA